A window of the Besnoitia besnoiti strain Bb-Ger1 chromosome VI, whole genome shotgun sequence genome harbors these coding sequences:
- a CDS encoding notch (dsl) domain-containing protein (encoded by transcript BESB_068790) produces the protein MLVNVVRLTFVVLLICGHAHVQAAVDTTLYGTIRSGGPTATTKPTAATGSDSASLTALAAQAAAEGAANDTVGVLGESTAASPFTSPAASSPVEEQKAADTKAESGLSSAPLSSKGDASGVSTQEEGGAAPAGPPSSRSSGVLENDVSQWHTARKGEELVYQSDRHGTPLHAEPPHDHLREHYPQCPADCLEDWIADGWCDSECNIAECGYDGPDCQGWCGGECRPGWPGDGQCDLECYKEECDWDGGDCPAWSGRNLPSIHTLQRKIEEGVAQGDDAESVISSLLKADLGLADCECARGKLGNGVCNPECNTYECQFDGFDCRQMCSLECPHVWLGDGKCDKECDIPECYHDKGDCETCGENCRTWMIGNGMCDPACNTRECFFDNGDCNGITAVIAVDYDAKPYVYQFCAREFIGDGNCDENCYNEESEWDGGDCRGTPLAKRLAAEGVGPQFASTKKDTGKKVDVEQKSSADKTKTANPSVEQDKLTEEGSLANVDEHAKQTTTAGDSVSQEVEQRLLKASASN, from the exons ATGCTGGTCAACGTCGTCCGTCTCACTTTTGTAGTTCTTCTCATCTGCGGCCATGCTCACGTCCAAGCCGCCGTAG ATACCACTCTGTACGGAACTATTCGCTCAGGCGGGCCGACAGCGACTACCAAACCCACGGCAGCCACCGGATCAGACTCGGCTAGTCTCACTGCACTTGCCGCACAGGCAGCAGCTGAGGGCGCTGCT AACGACACTGTAGGCGTCCTGGGAGAATCaaccgcggcgtctccctttACAAGCCCTGCCGCTTCTTCCCCTGTGGAGGAgcagaaggcggctgacACGAAGGCGGAGTCGGGGCTGTCGTCGGCTCCTCTGTCGTCGAAAGGCGATGCTTCAGGCGTCTCGACGCAAGAGGAAGGGGGCGCCGCTCCGGCGggtccgccctcctcgcgttcATCCGGCGTGCTAGAAAACGACGTGAGTCAGTGGCACACCGCCCGGAAGGGAGAAGAGTTGGTCTACCAGAGTGACAGACACGGGACGCCGCTGCACGCCGAGCCTCCTCACGACCACCTGCGCGAACACTATCCGCAGTGCCCTGCGGACTGCTTGGAAGACTGGATTGCAGACGGCTGGTGTGACTCGGAATGCAACATTGCAGAGTGCGGCTACGATGGACCCGATTGCCAAGGGTGGTGTGGAGGCGAGTGCAGACCGGGATGGCCCGGCGACGGCCAGTGCGACTTGGAGTGCTACAAAGAAGAGTGTGACTGGGACGGTGGGGATTGCCCTGCGTGGTCTGGTCGCAACTTGCCGAGTATCCACACACTGCAGCGAAAAATTGAAGAAGGGGTGGCGCAAGGCGATGACGCGGAAAGCGTCATCTCCTCACTGCTCAAAGCGGACCTCGGCTTGGCGGATTGCGAGTGTGCCAGAGGCAAGCTCGGAAACGGCGTCTGCAATCCAGAGTGCAACACGTATGAGTGCCAGTTCGACGGTTTCGACTGCAGACAAATGTGCTCGCTCGAGTGCCCACACGTGTGGCTCGGCGATGGGAAGTGCGATAAAGAGTGCGACATTCCCGAGTGCTACCACGATAAGGGAGACTGCGAGACGTGCGGAGAGAACTGCCGCACGTGGATGATCGGGAACGGCATGTGCGACCCCGCATGCAACACGCGAGAGTGCTTCTTTGACAACGGAGACTGCAACGGCATAACGGCAGTTATTGCCGTTGATTACGACGCCAAGCCCTACGTGTACCAGTTCTGCGCAAGGGAGTTCATTGGGGACGGAAACTGTGACGAAAACTGCTATAACGAAGAAAGCGAGTGGGACGGGGGTGACTGCAGAGGCACTCCGCTGGCGAAACGCCTTGCAGCCGAAGGGGTAGGGCCCCAGTTTGCCTCGACCAAGAAGGACACGGGAAAGAAAGTAGACGTCGAGCAAAAGTCGAGCGCGGACAAAACAAAGACGGCGAACCCCAGCGTGGAGCAAGACAAACTCACCGAAGAAGGATCACTCGCAAACGTCGACGAACATGCCAAACAAACAACTACGGCAGGTGACAGCGTGAGCCAGGAAGTGGAGCAGAGGTTGCTGAAGGCCTCGGCCTCCAACTGA